The genome window CGCACAGGTCTCCACCGACGACTTCGCCGATGCAACCGGCCCCACGATCGACTTCACCGGCGACTTCCAATACGCCACGGCTGACCTCAACGCCGACGCCGTGCCGGAACTTCTGGTCAAGGCGACCGGCCAGGAGTTCAGCCCGATCCGGGTGTACAGCGCCTCGGACGACGGCACGCAGCTCATCGCCCCCACCAAGATCTTCTACGAGGGGGCATCATCAGCCGGTGGATCCCGGGCCGCGGTGTACACCACTTCCGATGGTTCCGGACTGTTGCAGGCCGACTGGATGGGCGGGACTGGCGCGGCGAACTCGACACTCTGGAGCTTTGACGGCTCAGAGATGACCGAGTCCGGTCGTACCTGGAGTTACCGGATCGACCAGGTCCCGTCGGACCTGGCGTCCCTGCAGACCGACATCACCTGGATCTCCACTGACGATTCCTCGGCTCTCGACACCCTGAGCATTGGCGGGACAGCGCAGGACGCGGCGTCCGATTCGGGTCCGCAGCCGACGACAGGTGGCGATGCCGGCAGCGGGACCAGTGACAGTGGATCGGCAGGTTCCGCAGGGACGCTACCCCAGTCCATGACCGCGTCCTCCTCCCAGATCGGTGGAACCTGTGGCACCGTCGACGGGGTGACTGTCACAGCCGGAGATTCCACCAGCTGCGGCTTCGCGATGAATGTCGCACAACAACTACTGAGTACTGGATGGGGGCCGGGGCGGGCATATGTCCCCTCGGATCCGACTTCTCCTACCTCGGGTGGGAGTACGACCGTGACCGCCACGAGTCCCTCGACCGGGACCACGTACACCATGGACTGCAATATGAATCAGGATGGCCGGGGAGGACATTGCGAGGGAGGCAACGGTGCCTCGGTGGGCCTCGTGGGCAGCCTGACGAGATACTTGCAGGCTCGCTGACCGTTCCTGCGCCGTTCGGCAGCGATGGTCCCCGTGGGAGTGCCCGGAGTGCTACGCAGTCTGATAACCTCCACACTGCCCCACCGCGCCATAGACTGACAATGAATACCCGAAAGGACCCCTCATGAGACGTCGTTCTTGGTGTGTGCCCGCCATTCCCGTCCTGTTGACCGCCACCGCACTCACACTCGCCGCCTGTGGTGGAGGGGATGAGTCGGCATCGACCACTCAGGCATCCGGGGTGGATCAAGGTACAGAAGACGGCCCGCAACCGACTTCTGCGGGGGAGGCGTCCGGCACTGACGGTAACAGTGTTGAGGGGGGCCCGAACCCGACGGTTGGGGCCAGCTCGGGATCAGGTCAGCAGTCCGTCCCGGATAGCAGTAGCACCAGTGGCCAGATCACCCTCACCGGAACCGTCGTCGATATGACCCCCAGCGAACTCATGGACATCAGCGAGATCAACACGGGCGGGCCGTCACCCAACGGGGAGCCGGATATCAACGGTTACCTCGTGTTGCAGCTCGACAGTCCGCAGCAGATCTCTGCACGGAAGTCCGGTGCCCCGGGGACACAGGAGGACAGTGTCAGCTACGTCAGCCTCGCCACCCCGAATGGTTCAGAGAGTTCCATCAACTGGTCCGGCTACGTCGGTCAGCATGTCACGGTGACCACCACGCCGGAGGGCCTGTGGTTCCCCTCGGACACCGGCCTGCCGCTGGGGATGGCGCGTCTGTCGGAGGGAACGGTGCTGTAGACCGGCACGCGTGAAAACCGGTCAAGACCGGTCATTTCGGATGTGCGGCCATCGCAGAATCGGCTCTGGTTTTCACGCGGGGACTGAGACATGGAGAAATCCCCAGGTGTTCCCGGAGAACACTCGGGTACCTGGGGATTTTTGTGAGATGGGGGGCGACCTACGCCTCGACGCGAGCCTCGCCGGAGGAGTAGCGGACCATCTCCTCGATCTCGCGGACCTTCTTGCGCTCGCGGCCCTCGGCTTCGCCGAGCGCACGCTCGTGGGCGTCGAGGTTGTACCAGCCCTCCCAGGTCGTGTAGTCGATGCCGCGGGAATGCAGCAGCTCGATCACGCTCTCCTCGGAGGGGTCCTCGGGGGCGAAACCGATGCCGGCCTCGGCGTCCTCGAGAAGGTTGGCGACGGCCTGGTTGGCGTCCCCCTTGGTGTTGCCGATCAGGCCCACCGGCCCGCGGCGCACCCAGCCGGTCGCGTAGACGCCCGGCAGGGTCTCGCGCAGCTCAGCCTCCGGATCTGCGGACCCGGGGACGCCGGCGATGCCGTCCGCGGTCGGTCCTTCGGTGAGGACGCGTCCGCCGACGTTCGGGATGACCAGTTCCTTGTCGTCCCAGGGGATGTCCTCCGGGCGGTCGGACTTGTAGCCCACGGCGCGGTAGACGTCGCCGACGGGCCATTCGGTGAACTTGCCGGTGCCGACGACGGTGCCGTCGGCGTACTCGGTGCGCTCGGTGACGAGTGCGGTGACCTGGCCGTTGTCGCTCTTGACCTCGACCGGGGACTCGAAGAAGTGCAGGAACAGCTTGTGCGGTGCACCCTTCGGGTCGTTGATGGCGTAGTTCTCGAGGATGGTGCACACCTGGTCGGTGATCTTCGAGTTATGACGGGCCTCCATGGACGCCTCGTCGTAGTCGATGTCCTCGGGGTCGACGACGACCTCGATGGTGGGGGAGTGGTTGAGCTCCTTGAGCTCCAGCGGGGTGAACTTCGCCTGGGCCGGGCCGCGGCGTCCGAAGACGTGGACCTCCTTGGCCTGGTTGTTCTTGAGGGACTCGTAGACGTTGTCGGGGATCTCGGTGACGAGCAGTTCCTCACCGGTCTTCGCCAGGATGCGGGCGATGTCCAGGCCGACGTTGCCGACACCGATCACGGCGACGGACTCGGCGGGCTGCGTCCACGAGTCGGAGAAGTGCGGGTTGGCGTCGTAGAAACCGACGAACTTACCGGCGCCGATGGTGTGCTCGCCACCGGGGATGTTCAGCTCCCGGTCGTCGGTGGCACCGGTGGCGTAGATGACGGCGTCGTAGTGCTTCTGCAGGTCGTCGAGGGTGATGTCCTTACCGACGTTGATGTTTCCGAGCAGCCGGATCTGTGGCTTGTCGAGGACCTTGTGCAGGCTCTTGATGATGCCCTTGATGCGCGGGTGGTCGGGGGCGACGCCGTAGCGGATCAGCCCGAAGGGGGCGGGCATCCGCTCGTAGAGGTCGATGGAGACCTCGCGGTCGGACTTCATCAGGGCGTCCGAGGCGTAGATCCCGGCCGGGCCGGATCCGATGACGGCGATGCGCAGCGGTCGGTTGTCAGACATGAATGCGGGGGTCCAATCCGTTGGTGACAGTACGTCTACGTTAGCTTGCCCTGACTCCCTGGCGGAAGTGCTCGTGACGGCGTGCGGACGCCGCGGGCAGGGGGGTCGGCCCACAACCATAGACCGCTTGGTCTGTTCGGTGCAAGGGGAGTCGAAATGAGGGCGCCCTGGATTGTGTCTCCGGACCGAGCGGTCTACTGTGGGACGCCGATGGTTCCAGACCGAGCAGTCTGTACAGAAAGTTGAGGACCTATGACGACGGCGACCGAGACGCCTGCCCGCACCCTCCTCGGGGAGGACGCCGCCCGCGCGGAGGTGCGTGAAGCGACTGCCGCCAAGGATGCCGCCGCCGCGGCGGCGAAGGCTGCGGTCGAGGCGTCCAAGGCCGATCCGGACAATGAGCAGCTGGCCGACGACGTCCGTCAGGCACGCAATGCGCAGCGTCGGGCCGCCCGTGCCCTGAAGAAGGCCGAGGAGACGCTGGCTGAGCTGGCTGAGGTGGTTGAGGCACCGGCGGCGGACACAGCGCTTTCTCCACTCGACGCCGCCCCTGCCGAACTCCGCCAGGCGGACGCGGCGAAAGAGGCCGCGGCCACAGCCACCCGTGCCGCAGACAAGGCTGCCGAGGCAGACCCGGACAATGCCGCGCTCTTCGCTGCCGCACGCAAGGCCCGCTGGGATGAGTTGAAGGCGACGAAGGCCGCGCAGAAGGCTGCGGCGGCTCTCGCTGAGGCGGAGGACGCCGCCGGTGTCGTCGCCGAGGAACCTGGTGCGGAGGCTCCGCAGTCTGACCCGGTGGCGGTCGACGCTGTCGTCATCGAGTCCACCGGCGACCCGGTGAAGGATGCGGAACTGCAGGCTGAGGCTGCTGCCAGGGCGACCGCCGCCGCCGAAGCCGCGGCGGACGCCGATCCGGACGACAAGGCGCTCGGTGCTGCCGCGCGTCGGGCCCGGGCCGCGGAGAAGAAGGCCGCCCGTGCACTGAAGAAGGCCCGGGCTGCGGCCGACGAGGCTGTCGATGAGGTCGACGCCACCGCCGACGCCACCGTCGAGGTCGCCGAGGCTCCGGTGACCGAGGTTGCGACGTCCCTCCCGGTCGCTCCCGCTGCGACCAACTTCCAGGACACCCTCGCCCTCGTCAGTTCGGGCGCCTCCGTCCTGGCTGTCGCCGCCGACACCGCCGAACGAGCGGCCGCTACCGACCCCGCCAACGTTCTCCTCGCCGAGGCTGCCCGAGCAGCCCGTGCCGCGGCACAGCAGGCGGCGCAGGCCGTCGCCGCCGCTGCGGCGGTCTACGGGAGCGCCCCGGCAGTCCCGACTGCATCTGCCACCCCGACCCCGGACGCCGCCACGGAGCCCGCCACCGAGCCCGAGGCCGCGGCGTCCGACGAGCCGACCGAAACCCCGGAGATTCCCGAGGACCCGACCGTCGTCGCCGCCCGCGCCGCCCTGGCCGAGGCAGAGAAGACCCAGGAAGACCTGGCCGCAGCCACCAGAAAGGCGGACAAGGCCGCCGAGGCCGACCCGGGCAACTCCGACCTCTTCTCCGCCGCACGCAAGGCCCGCTGGGACGAACTGAAGGCCAGCAAGGCCGTGACCAAGGCCGCCGCCGCTCTGGAGCAGGCCATCGCGGACGCCCCGCCGGCCCCCAAGGTCCTCACCGAAGAAGAGAAGGACGACCGGCGTGCCCCCAAGCCGCAGGGTCAGTGGCTCGTCGACGGCGACCGCCCGCTCAACGACGATGAACGCATCAAGCAGGAGGACGCCGGCCTCGCCGTCGCCGACCGCGTCCGGAACATCTACGCGAAGGAAGGCTTCGACTCGATCCCGGCCGAAGACCTCGCACCCCGGTTCAAGTGGATCGGTATGTACACCCAGCGTCGCCAGGACATGGGCGGTGAACAGACCGGTGTACTCACCAACGCCGAACTGCAGGACCGCTACTTCATGATGCGCGTCCGTCTGGACGGCGGGTTCATGTCCAGTGAACAGATGCGCGTCATCGGCGGGATCTCCCGCGATTTCGCCCGCAACACCGCCGACTTCACCGACCGGCAGAACATCCAGCTGCACTGGATCCGTATCGAGGACGTCCCGGAGATCTGGGACCGCCTCGCGTCGGTGAACTTGGACACCTTCTTCGGTTGCGGTGACGTCCCGCGCGTCATCCTCGGATCCCCGGTCGCCGGGATCTCCAAGGACGAGATCATCGACGCCACCCCGGCGATCCGTGAGATTAAGGACAACTGGCTGACCCGCGACGAGTTCGCGAACCTGCCGCGCAAGTTCAAGACCGCGATCTCCGGCAACAGCCGGCAGGACGTCACCCACGAGATCCAGGACATCGCCTTCATCGGCTCCGAGCACCCCGAGAAGGGTGCCGGATTCGACGTGTGGGTCGGCGGCGGTCTGTCGACCAACCCGATGTTCGCCCAGCGTCTTGGCGTGTGGGTCTCCATCGACGAGGTGCCGGAGGTGTGGGCGGGCGCGGTCCGGATCTTCCGCGACTACGGCTACCGCAAGCTGCGGAACCGGGCCCGGTTGAAGTTCCTCGTCGCCGACTGGGGCGTGGAGAAGTTCCGCCGCATCCTGGAGGACGACTACCTCGGTCACCGGCTGACCGACGGCCCTGCCCCGGAGGCCCACCCCGGCTACCGGGACCACGTCGGCGTCCACGAACAGCGGGACGGGAAGTTCTACGTCGGAGTGAAGCCGACCGTCGGCCACACCGAGGGCGACCAGCTCATCCGCCTGGCGGACATCGCCGAGGCCCACGGTGTGACCCGCCTGCGCACCAGCGCGGACAAGGAACTCATCTTCCTCGACGTCGCCGCGGACGCCACCGCAGACCTCGCCGCCGCTCTGGAGGTCGAAGGTCTGTCCGCCACGCCGTCCAGCTTCCGTCGCGACATCATCTCCTGCACCGGCCTGGAGTTCTGCAAGCTCGCCCTGGTCACCACCAAGCAGCGCGCGATCACCCTGGCCGACCAGCTGGAGGAGCGGCTCGGCGACCTCGATGTGCCGCTGAAGATCAGCCTCAACGGCTGCCCGAACTCCTGTGCCCGCACCCAGGTCGCGGACATCGGTCTGAAGGGCCAGATCGTCACCGACGACGACGGCAACCGGGTCGAAGGCTTCCAGGTCCACCTCGGTGGCGCCCTGGGTATGCACCCGGACTTCGGGAAGAAGCTGCGCGGCCACAAGGTGACCTCCGCCGAGCTGGACGACTACATCGTCCGCGTGGTGGAGCACTACAAGGATCAGCGCGCCGACGGTGAGCAGTTCCGCGACTGGGTGCTCCGTGCCGACGAGGAGGTGCTGCAGTGAGCGGCGCCGACCGGAACGACCCCGACATCCATCCCGACCCCGCCCACCGGGCGAACGGTTCCATCAGCGGCAGGGCCGCCCACCCCAACCCGCGGAGAGCGACGGTCATGAACTGCCCCTACTGTGCCTCGGAGAATCTCTGGCCGGACCCGGAGACCGACAACGCCTGGCAGTGCCGGGACTGCTGCCGGGTCTTCTCGGTGAAGCTGCACGGTCAGATCCCCCGCGGAGTCTAAGCCCCGGCGCGATCACCATGGTCGCAGCTCGGAGAAAGGTCAGGGTACGCTCGACGGTCATGGCGGCACAGGGCACCCGGGACGGTGGACTCATCTCCGGGCGGCTGCGCGTCCGCCCCTCTGCCCTCCCCGACGCCGACGACCCCCACTGGCTGCTCAAGGTCGCGGTCAGTCAACGTCCCTACCAGTTCATCGCCTCCGTCGGGATGCTGCTGGGCT of Corynebacterium terpenotabidum Y-11 contains these proteins:
- a CDS encoding nitrite/sulfite reductase encodes the protein MTTATETPARTLLGEDAARAEVREATAAKDAAAAAAKAAVEASKADPDNEQLADDVRQARNAQRRAARALKKAEETLAELAEVVEAPAADTALSPLDAAPAELRQADAAKEAAATATRAADKAAEADPDNAALFAAARKARWDELKATKAAQKAAAALAEAEDAAGVVAEEPGAEAPQSDPVAVDAVVIESTGDPVKDAELQAEAAARATAAAEAAADADPDDKALGAAARRARAAEKKAARALKKARAAADEAVDEVDATADATVEVAEAPVTEVATSLPVAPAATNFQDTLALVSSGASVLAVAADTAERAAATDPANVLLAEAARAARAAAQQAAQAVAAAAAVYGSAPAVPTASATPTPDAATEPATEPEAAASDEPTETPEIPEDPTVVAARAALAEAEKTQEDLAAATRKADKAAEADPGNSDLFSAARKARWDELKASKAVTKAAAALEQAIADAPPAPKVLTEEEKDDRRAPKPQGQWLVDGDRPLNDDERIKQEDAGLAVADRVRNIYAKEGFDSIPAEDLAPRFKWIGMYTQRRQDMGGEQTGVLTNAELQDRYFMMRVRLDGGFMSSEQMRVIGGISRDFARNTADFTDRQNIQLHWIRIEDVPEIWDRLASVNLDTFFGCGDVPRVILGSPVAGISKDEIIDATPAIREIKDNWLTRDEFANLPRKFKTAISGNSRQDVTHEIQDIAFIGSEHPEKGAGFDVWVGGGLSTNPMFAQRLGVWVSIDEVPEVWAGAVRIFRDYGYRKLRNRARLKFLVADWGVEKFRRILEDDYLGHRLTDGPAPEAHPGYRDHVGVHEQRDGKFYVGVKPTVGHTEGDQLIRLADIAEAHGVTRLRTSADKELIFLDVAADATADLAAALEVEGLSATPSSFRRDIISCTGLEFCKLALVTTKQRAITLADQLEERLGDLDVPLKISLNGCPNSCARTQVADIGLKGQIVTDDDGNRVEGFQVHLGGALGMHPDFGKKLRGHKVTSAELDDYIVRVVEHYKDQRADGEQFRDWVLRADEEVLQ
- a CDS encoding FAD-dependent oxidoreductase translates to MSDNRPLRIAVIGSGPAGIYASDALMKSDREVSIDLYERMPAPFGLIRYGVAPDHPRIKGIIKSLHKVLDKPQIRLLGNINVGKDITLDDLQKHYDAVIYATGATDDRELNIPGGEHTIGAGKFVGFYDANPHFSDSWTQPAESVAVIGVGNVGLDIARILAKTGEELLVTEIPDNVYESLKNNQAKEVHVFGRRGPAQAKFTPLELKELNHSPTIEVVVDPEDIDYDEASMEARHNSKITDQVCTILENYAINDPKGAPHKLFLHFFESPVEVKSDNGQVTALVTERTEYADGTVVGTGKFTEWPVGDVYRAVGYKSDRPEDIPWDDKELVIPNVGGRVLTEGPTADGIAGVPGSADPEAELRETLPGVYATGWVRRGPVGLIGNTKGDANQAVANLLEDAEAGIGFAPEDPSEESVIELLHSRGIDYTTWEGWYNLDAHERALGEAEGRERKKVREIEEMVRYSSGEARVEA